CTAAAAATAGTATTATATCCTTATAAAGAGATACGAAAAACCAAAAGTAATAGGGTAAACATGCAGAAATAGGTATACTTAGTGTACCTATTTTTGTTTTTTACTTACTTGTCTTTTTAGTAGCCACTATTCTATAATTGGTATACAAACGCGTTTTTATGAATGGAATCCTTAAGGAGTGAAAGTGTAATGTCTTTAACAGCAGGAATCGTAGGACTTCCGAACGTGGGGAAATCCACGCTTTTCAATGCAATCACACAAGCTGGAGCTGAAGCAGCGAACTACCCGTTTGCAACGATCGATCCGAATGTGGGAATTGTAGAAGTACCTGACGAACGCTTAAATAAATTAACAGAGTTAGTAAAACCGAAGAAAACCGTACCAACCGCATTTGAGTTTACGGATATTGCTGGAATTGTAAAAGGAGCAAGCAAAGGAGAAGGTTTGGGAAACCAGTTTCTTTCCCACATTCGCCAGGTGGATGCAATTTGTCAAGTTGTCCGTTGCTTTGTCGATGATAACATTACCCATGTATCAGGAAAGGTTGATCCAATTGATGATATTGAAATCATTAACCTGGAATTGATTCTTGCTGACTTGGAAACGGTAAACAAACGTTTCCAGCGTGTTGAGAAACTCGCAAGACAGAAGGATAAGGAAGCAGTTATCGAACATGAGATTCTTGTAACCTTAAAAGAGGGTCTGGAAGCAGAAAGACCTGTTAGAGCGTTAGAATTTACAGATGAACAGTGGAAGATTGTAAAAGGGCTGCATTTGCTAACAAGCAAGCCAATTCTATATGTAGCGAATGTAAGTGAAGATGAGGTTGGAGATGCCGATTCGAATGAAAATGTGCAAAAGGTAAGAGATTATGCTGCTAAGGAAAATGCAGAGGTAATTGTTATTTGTGCAAAAATTGAAGAGGAAATTTCCGAGCTTGACCCTGAAGAAAAGGATATGTTCCTAGAAGATTTAGGAATTGAGGAATCTGGTTTAGATAAGCTGATTAAAGCTTCTTACAGCTTATTAGGCTTAGCAACTTATTTTACTGCTGGTGAGCAAGAAGTCCGTGCATGGACATTCCGCAAAGGAATTAAAGCGCCACAGGCAGCTGGTATTATTCATACAGACTTTGAAAGAGGCTTCATTCGTGCAGAAACTGTTTCTTATTCAGACCTTGTCGAAGCTGGTTCGATGGGACATGCACGTGAAAAAGGGAAGGTCCGTTTGGAAGGGAAAGAATATATTGTTCAAGATGGCGATGTTATTCACTTCCGCTTTAATGTTTAATAACAAAAACGGAAGCGTCAGGTTAGCGATGTACGGACTGCGCCCCGAACTTTGGGGTGGTTCGAACTGTCGAACATTCTTACGAAGGTGAGGGGAGTCTCGCCAGTCGCCGGAGCTGGGCGCAATCATTGGTTTAAAAAAACGTACAATTAGGTGTCTCTCGAATACTTGTCAAACGAAACAGGATTTGGTATAATACGTTATTGTGAGTAATTAGATTATGATTATTCCTTGCTCTTATTATATTAAACAAATTGCGTTTAAGATAGATAGGGGCCGCTAAGACCAAAAGGAGGTGTAACGGATGAGAAAATACGAAATCATGTATATCATCCGCCCAGACATGGAAGAAGATGCTCAAACAGCATTGATTGAGCGTTTCAACAAAATTCTAACAGATAATGGCGCGGAGATCGCAAAAGTGGATGAAAAAGGCAAGAAACGCCTTGCTTATGAAATCCAAGACTACCGTGATGGATACTATGTTATTATTAACTTCAGCAGTGGCGAAGAAGCTGTTAATGAGTTTGACCGTCTAGCTAAGTTCTCTGATGACATTATTCGTCATATTGCAATTCGAGATGAACAATAATAAGGAGTGGTTCTGATGTTAAATCGTGTCGTACTAGTAGGCAGGTTAACGAGGGATCCTGATTTACGTTATACACCAAATGGCGTGGCAGTAGCCAACTTTACGATCGCGGTTAATCGTCCCTTTTCTAACCAGCAAGGAAATAGAGAAGCAGACTTCATTAACTGTGTTGTTTGGCGCAGACCAGCGGAAAACCTGGCAAACTTCATGAAAAAAGGTAGTATGATCGGTGTCGATGGTAGAGTACAAACCCGTACATTTGAAGGACAAGATGGAAAAACTGTATATGTGACTGAAATTGTTGCAGACAGTGTACAGTTTTTGGAATCAAAAGGTGCTTCTTCTGGCGGACAGGATTCGCAAGGTTACCAGCAAAATAGAAATCAGAACCAATTTCAAAATCAAAATCAATATCAACCAAATCAAAATCAGTTTCAACCAAATAATAACCAACCACAAGACGATCCATTTAAGAATAATGGAGAGCCTATCGATATATCAGATGATGATTTACCGTTTTAAATAAACGGCTACAGTGAATTTAAAAAGGAGGGGTATCAATGGCAGCTCGTCGCGGACGTGCAAAGCGTCGTAAAGTGTGTTATTTCACAGCAAACGGAATTACACACATCGATTACAAAGATGTAGATTTGCTAAGACGTTTCATTTCTGAACGTGGGAAAATTCTTCCTCGTCGTGTAACTGGAACTTCTGCAAAATACCAACGTAAACTTACTATTGCAATCAAACGTGCTCGTATAATGGCATTACTACCATATGTAGCTGAGTAATTATAAAGAACCTCAAAACCAGGATGCAAATCCGATTTTGAGGTTCTTTTATTTTCTCCTTTTTGGATAAATAGAAATCATTTTGAATAATAGTCCAACCGAAAAGATAAATGTGAGCAGGAGATAAGCATCACTGACAGGTATAATAAATGCAATGATAAGGTATAAAATAAACGGAATTGTTGTTGTAAATGCAACCATTTTCCAAAGGATGGAATAGCGTAGTTTACGCTCCATAAAGTGGGCAATCCCTCTGCCAATATAAGCCACAAATGAGATGGCAATGAAGACGAGGACTGTTAATGGCAAATAATAAAACATAAAAAAGTAAATGAGCTTAAAAATAACATTTAAATCTGCACCCAGCCCGCTCGTTGCAGTAAGCTGTTTGATCAATGCGGGAATGGAGACGAGGCCAAGCAGGAAAAACATATAAATAACAGCGATATCCATGCCAATTCGATTAAGCCGAAACATTGCTTCTTTCTTAGGCAGTTTTATACTATTGAAAAAAACGTGCAAAAAGATCATGATTTTCATCCTTAACTATGTATGCTTGAGGGTCAGCTGCTATAAACTAAGAACAGCTTTATCCTTATATATTATTATAGTGGAAAACAGCTGGAAATGCGCTTATAGTGTTGAAGAAAACATGACATTTGTAAATGGAGGACAGATGCTGTGAAAGAAATGATGCCGAATTTTGTGTTTCCTTTGCGAGGAATCGTTTCAGCGTAATCCGACAACTATTTTAATACGAAACATGTTATGATAGTAGAATAGTTAATCTAGATTAGATGAGGTGCAATAGATGAATCAATCGCGAAAATTAACAGATGGAGCATTATTATTAGTGATATACGTGATGCTTCTGTTAATTACCATATTCGTTCCGATATTAACGATGATTGGGATGTTTTTATTACCAATACCATTTATTTTATATACAGCCAGACATGGGGGAAAGCCTTCTTGGTTAATGTTTATTGCCTCCTTGCTTCTAACGGCTTTAATTGCCACTTTAGCTTTCTTGCCAATGACGTTTTTAGCAGGTCTTGGAGGAATCGCAATTGGGACTGGAATTCGTAAAGAAGTATCGGCCTATGAAACATGGGCGAGGGGCACATTAGGGTTTATTATTGGTTTATTGTTTGTTTTTGTTTTTAGCCAAGTTTTCTTTTCAGTTAATTTGGTAGATGAATTGAAAGTTATTATTACAGATTCCATGGAAATTAGCAAATCCATCATGGAACAATTTGGAACTGGTGGACAAACAGAACAGATAGAAGAAATGTTGTTGCTGCAAATCGACATGCTGATTGAGTTGCTGCCTGTAGGTCTTGCATTAACTGCAATTGTATTAGCGTTCCTCAGTCAATGGATTAGCTATAAATTTATCAATCGACTGGAGAATAAGCAACTTCGATTCCCGCCTTTCCGTAACTTAAGATTTCCGACATCTATACTCTGGATTTATTTCTTTGCATTATTCATTTCGTTTTTCAATTTGAATCCAGCGGGTATATACTATACAGCTGTACATAATTTATTGGCGCTAACAGGACTTTTAATGGCAGTGCAAGGATTTTCACTAATCTTCCTCTATACGCATCATAAAAAAATAACAAAAGCTGTGCCAATTTTTATTGTGGTTCTTACGTTACTTTTTCCAGCATTTCTACTTTATTTCGTAAGAATCTTAGGTATAATTGATATAGGATTTAGGTTAAGGGATCGCCTGACAAGCAAAAAATAAGGTTGCACCCGAGTAATAGGAGCTGAACGCAATGCCGAATCTACAAAATAAGCCAGTATTAAGCAGGCATGTATGGGTAATTTATGTGCTATCCCTCCTTCTGCTTGGTGTCATTTGGTATTTCCAGTGGATGCTGGGGCTCATTTTGACTGTTGTATTAGCCGCTTCCTTTTATTATAGTGTCAGGACGGAGAGAGCAATTGTTAATGAGACTGAGAAATATATTTCTACCATGTCACACCGGATCAAGAAGGTTGGGGAAGAAGCTTTATTAGAGATGCCATTAGGTATTATTTTGTATAATGAAGATTATCAGATTGAATGGGCTAATCCCTATATGAATCAATTCAGTGATGAAGAAGAAGAATCCCTTGTAGGTGATTCACTAAATAAACTTTCGGAAGATATTATTCCGATGATTAAAGAGAACAAAGAGAGTCTTTGGCTCGAATTGGGTGGCTATAAGTTTCACACAATCATAAAAAAAGAAGAACGATTGCTTTACTTGCTTGATCGAACAGATCAGAGGCAATTACAGAAGCTTTACCATAATGATCAAACAGTGCTTGCCATTATCTTCTTAGACAATTATGAAGAAATTACGCAGAATATGGACGATACAGCTAAGAGCCAATTAAACTCAGAGGTTACAACCGTTTTGAATAATTGGTCGAATCGTTATGGACTATACTTAAAACGGACATCCCAGGAGCGATTTTTGGCTGTCGGCACAAAGGAAATTTTACAGCAGCTGGAGAAAATTAAATTCGATATTTTGGATGAGGTTCGTGAAATGAACGGCGTTGAAAATAATCCGGTTACGCTGAGTATCGGTGTTGGTGTCGGGAATATTTCACTGCCAGAGTTAGGCGAGCTTGCCCAATCCAGTCTTGATCTCGCATTGGGACGTGGCGGTGACCAGGTTGCGATTAAAGAAGATCAGGGGAAGGTAAGGTTTTACGGTGGTAAAACAAATCCAATGGAGAAACGAACCCGTGTAAGGGCACGTGTTATCTCTCACGCATTAAAAGAGCTTGTCAAGGCAAGTGATAATGTCATTATCATGGGACATAAATCACCAGATATGGATTCCCTTGGAGCAGCTATTGGTGTCCTGAATATCGCGAAAACAAACAATGTAGAAGGGCATATTGTATTTGATCCAGATGATGTGGATACTGGCGTTTATCGTCTCGTTGACGCGATTAAGGCAGATGAGGAATTATGGAAGTATTTTATCGACCCAGATCGAGCAGAGGAGATTATTACAAATAGAAGCCTGCTTGTTATCGTTGATACCAATAAACCATCGATGGTGGCCGATGAAAGCCTGCTTCATAAAACAGAGTACAGGGTCGTTATCGATCATCATCGCAGAGGCGAGGACTTTATTGATAACCCTACATTAGTATATATGGAACCATACGCCTCCTCGACCGCAGAGCTGGTAACAGAGTTATTGGAATATCAGCCAAAAGGCACGAAATTAAGGATGCTGGAAGCTACAGCATTGCTTGCAGGGATAATTGTCGATACGAAAAGCTTTACATTACGTACCGGCTCGCGGACGTTTGATGCAGCATCCTACCTGCGTTCTGTAGGTGCCGATACCGTTTTAGTACAGCAATTCTTAAAAGAAGATTTAGACCTTTATATAAAACGCAGTAAAATAATTGAACGTGCAAAAATCTACCGTGATCATATTGCGATTGCTAAGGCCGAATCCGGTACGTCTTATAGTCCTGTAATGATTGCTCAAGCAGCAGATACATTACTTACCATGACTGGAATAAGCGCTTCGTTTGTTATTTCAGAGCGTGCTGATGGTAAAATAGGAATAAGCGCCAGATCGCTTGGAGAAGTAAATGTACAGGTTATCATGGAAAAAATGAACGGTGGAGGGCATTTAACAAATGCAGCAACCCAAATAGAGGATACGACCATCGATGATTCAGAAGCATTCCTAATCGATATTTTGAACGAGTATTATGAAGGGAGAGAGTCAGAATGAAAGTAATTTTTCTTAAAGATGTAAAAGGCAAGGCAAAAAAAGGTGAGGTTAAAAACGTACCTGATGGATATGCCCGAAATTATCTGTTAAAAAATAATTTGGCAGAGGAAGCAACCTCTGGAAATATGAAGGCGCTAGAGGCCAAAAAACGTAAAAATGCTCAATTGGAACAACAGGAAAAAGAAGAAGCAATGAACCTGAAGGATACATTGGCAGAACTAACCATTGAAATTAAGGCGAAATCGGGAGATAATGGACGTCTATTCGGTTCTATTACAAGTAAGCAAATTGCCGAAGCATTACAAAAACAATATGGACATAAATTAGATAAACGGAAAATTGAGCTTGACCAGCCAATCCGTTCATTAGGATATACAACAGTTCCTGTGAAGCTTCATCCAGAAGTTTCTGGTTCCGTTAAGGTTCACGTAAGCGAGCAATAATGCATTGCGAGTTGGATATTGGTAATAAAGGAAATCGGCGAATGAGCCGATTTCTTCTGTATGGGGATAAAAAGAGCTTGATTTTACTTCTAAGAACAGGGGGGAAGCATCCGAATGAATCAGACGTTACAAGACAGAACACCACCACACAATATAGAAGCAGAGCAATCGGTAATTGGTGCTGTTTTTCTGGAGCCTGAAGCATTTTCGACTGCTTCTGAATTATTACTTCCAGAGGATTTTTATCGGGCTAGTCATCAGCGGATTTTCCAGGCGATGATGGATCTTTCAGAAAGAGGCGAACCAATCGATGTCGTTACGGTTACTACCTATTTAAATGATAAGAAACAGCTGGAAGAAGCAGGCGGTGTAACGTATTTAACGCAGGTGGCTGAAAGTGTGCCGACTGCTGCGAATATCGAGTATTATAGCAAAATTGTTGAGGAAAAGTCGATACTGAGACGATTAATCCGTACAGCGACAGATATTGTTACGTCTACTTTTGAACATGAAGATGAAGTAGAAGGTGTCTTAAACGACGCAGAGAAAAATATTCTAGAGGTATCTGGAAGAAAAAATTCTGGCGCGTTTAAAAATATTAAAGATGTTCTTATCGATGTTTATGATAATATTGAACAGCTCCACCAGCAAACTGGAGACGTTACGGGGGTTCCAACAGGCTTCCATGATTTAGATAAGATTACCTCTGGCTTTCAGCCGAATGATTTGATTATCATTGCAGCACGTCCATCTGTTGGTAAGACGGCTTTTGCATTGAATGTTGCACAAAACGTCGCTGTGAAAACAGATCAGAATGTAGCGATATTCAGTCTTGAGATGGGTGCCGATCAGCTTGTTCAACGTATGCTTTGTGCGGAAGGTAATATTGATGCGCAGCGTTTACGTAATGGACAGCTGCAAGCTGATGACTGGGGTAAACTAACAATGGCCATGGGATCATTATCGAATGCTGGTATTTTTATCGATGATTCCCCAGGAGTTCGTGTAAGTGAAATTCGTTCGAAATGCAGACGCCTGAAGCAAGAACATGGACTTGGAATGATTTTAATCGATTATCTTCAATTGATTCAAGGAAGCGGAAGCTCCAAGGAAAACCGTCAGCAGGAAGTATCGGAAATTTCCCGTGCATTAAAAGCATTGGCTCGTGAGCTGAAGGTGCCATTAATCGCGTTATCACAGCTATCCCGTGGTGTTGAATCACGTCAGGATAAACGTCCAATGATGTCGGATATTCGTGAATCGGGAAGTATTGAGCAGGATGCAGATATTGTCGGATTTCTTTATCGTGATGATTATTATGATAAAGAAACTGAAAACCAAAATATTATCGAAATCATTATCGCTAAGCAGCGTAACGGTCCAACCGGGACAGTCGAGCTGGCGTTTGTGAAAGAATATAATAAATTCGTAGACTTGGACCATCGCTATCAGGAGGGAGATATCCCACCAGCAATGATGCAAGCATAGCGTAGTGAAACAGCCTTTATTGGAGAGGCTGTTTTTTTTGTGCCTGGATTTTGTCCAAAAACGAAAAAGTGATATTCATGATAAAAGTGCTGATAACCTCAAATAAAATGTTGAAGTCTGCAATTGGCAGCAAACCAAAACTTCTTCAAAATTAGTTGGCACCATTAGTGCGAATGGGGTATAGTTCGCCGGCAAATGCGAATGTTGCTCTCCCTGTCTCCTCAGAAACGACGAGGATTAAAGCATCGGTTAACTCGGAAAGTCCAAGTGCTGCCCGATGTCTTGTTCCTAGCTTTTTTTCAACTACCATCTGCTTGGAAACTGGAAGGACATTAGCAGCTGAAACAATTGTTGAACCACAGACCAAAACAGCACCATCATGCAGTGGGCTTCCAGTATAAAAAATTGATTCTAATAAGGGAAAGGACAAGTCAGCATTAACAGGAACTCCTGAATGTATATACGAATCCAGAGTGTCATTTCGCTGAATGACAATAAGGGCACCGTGATTTCGGTCCGAAAGATGCTGAATTGCCTTTGAAAGTACGCCGAATTGATTCGTAAAGGGTGCTAAATAAGAATTTAAATAATGGGAAGCCGTGCTGACTTGAATATCATGAAATAGATGATGAATTTCTTCAAATTCATTAAGCAAGCTGGAATTTGGATTATCTATGGCATGCATTAAACGATCAATTCGATGCGATAAATCTTCTAAGTCACTTTTTAATTGATGGATTAATGAAAATGATAAACCTGGTTTAATTAAACCCATTATTTTACCTCCGTTCGCTTTTGTTCTATATATTTTTCACGAATAGTCCTCTTTTATGCGTAAAATCAATGTTATCAATGTAAAGTTTCCATCAGAGAAATCGCCATACAAGCTTTTTGGGGAGTTTTCCTTATAAAGTCTGTTTTTAAACATGGTGTTGCCGGGAAACCTAGCATCAATCTAGGTTCTATATCCCAGAGCATTTTCATTTACTTCTGCGATCTATCATTGGAAAAGATTCCATCGAACTATAAACTGTGAAACATTTGTGTCAAAATAATAAGAAAACAATTGACATTGATAATGATTTTCATTATCATGTAAAGTACATTAGTGATAATGAAAATCATTATCAATTATAATCGGATTATAGATAAAGGGGATAAATATGAAGAACATCTATATATTGGTATGTCTGTTTGTGGTAGCTATCCTAGCAGGTTGTACGGATTCATCTGCGAATGGTGAAACAAATAATAATGGGGGAAATAATTATTCCATTACTGACTTTGCGGGGCAGGAGGTTACCTTTGAACAGGTTCCTGGGCGGATTGCAGCACTCAGTAGTGGGGAGATGGATATTATTTATGCATTAGGTGGTGAGCTGGTAGGACGACCGAGTACAGATGTTGGTGTACCAGAAAGCGCAGTGGATGTTGAACAAGTTGGTAATACACATGGAATTGATTTAGAAAAGATAGCGTCCGTTCAACCTGATGTTGTCTTAGGAAATGTCCAAATGAATAGCAAAGACACAGCATCCATTCACAGTTTACATGCACAAATGGTATTAACCGAAGCAAATTCAATTGAGGATATTCAAGAGCAAATTAGGTTATTTGGTGAGATGCTGCAAAAACAAGATAAAGCAGAAGTCATAAATGCAGAAATCAATGAAAAAATCGAAGCGTTACATAAAGAAGATACCGATCCAGTTCGTGTATTACTCGTCTATGGTGCACCTGGAACCTTTATGACCGCTCTTCCAAATTCATTAAGCGGCAATATACTGGAGGCTGTCGGCGGCGAAAATATCGCTAGTGATTTTGAAAGCTTAGAAGCATATCCCCAATATGCCCAATTAAATACAGAACGAATTATCGAAGCAAACCCACAGTATATTTTATTGATGAGTCATGGTGATCCAGAAGCAGTCGAATCAGGATTTATAGAGGAAATGGAGAAGAATCCTGCATGGAATAACCTGGATGCAGTAAAAGCTGGAAATATTGAAGTGCTGCCAGCTGATTTATTTGGTACGAACCCTGGCACAAGAGTAATGGAGGCAATGGAATTATTAGAAGAATTATTAGCCACGGTGTCAAATGAATCATGAACATTGAACAACGTACCGTAAGAAGAAAGTGGGGAATTACACTTTTTCCGGTTTTAGTAATCACTGTGTCGGTGTTTGGCTTAATCTATGGTTCCGTACCGATTACACTCGTAGATATTTGGAATGTACTTACGGGAAGCGGCGAATCGATACATGAGACCATTATTTTACAATTGCGTTTACCACGCGTGTTAATTGGTTTGCTCGTTGGTGCATGTCTCGGCGTTTCGGGGGCAATTTTGCAAGGCGTGATGAAGAATCCGCTTGCAGATCCCGGGATAATTGGCGTAACAGCTGGCGGTGGTGTTGCAGCGACAATAACAATGCTTGTGTTACCGCAATTTGGCTACCTGCTCCCCATCACTGCCTTTATTGGCGCCTTAGTAACAGCAATCCTTATTTATTTACTCGCATGGGATCGTGGTGCATCCGCCTTTAAAATTATTTTGGCAGGTGTAGCAATAAATGCTTTGTTAGGCGCAGTACAAAGCGGATTAATGGTCATTTTTAGTGATCGTGTCCAATCGGTACTACCTTGGCTTGCTGGAGGATTAAATGGACGTAGCTGGTATCATTTAAGCTTTATGGCACCATACGCTATCGTTGGATTACTGTTATCCCTACTGGCAATTAAGCCAGCAAACCTTCTTCTATTAGGTGATGACTCAGCCAAATTGCTGGGTGAAAGAGTAGAATGGCAACGATTTTTACTTATCGTACTAGCGGCACTATTAGCGGGAACAGCAGTAAGTGTGGCAGGACTGATTGGCTTTGTAGGGCTTGTCGTCCCCCATATTATTCGGCTTATCTTCGGCGAGGATTATCGATTCTTACTGCCACTTTCGGCGTTGGGAGGAGCAGTACTTGTTGTCTTTGCAGATACGCTAGCTCGTACCCTGTTTGATCCAATTGAACTCCCGGTTGGGATTTTACTAGCATGTTTAGGAGCTCCTTTCTTCCTATATTTATTAAAAAAGCGGGGAATGATGGTATGAATCAAGTGATTACGACGAAGGATCTTTCACTCCAAGTTGGCTATTTTACACTGAAAGATATTACGGTACAAATTCCAAAAGGGAAAATTACATCGATTGTTGGCTCTAATGGTTCTGGCAAATCAACACTATTAAAACTAATTGCTAGACTCCTTGAGCAAGATAGTGGCCATGTGATTGTAAACAATAAACGTTCCAAGCAATATAAGGCAAAGGAATTTGCTAAGGTCTTGGCAATGATGCCACAGTCGAAGCAGTCGCTGCCAAATTTAACCGTAGAGGAGTTAATTGCGTTTGGGCGTTATCCATATAAAAAACGCTTTGAAACAAGAACTTCAGAAGAAGACAGAAATGTTATTCAATGGGCAATGGAAGTAACCAATACGAAAAAATATCAGGATCGGATGTTTTTAAGCCTGTCAGGAGGTGAACAGCAAAAAGTTCGAATTGCAATGGCGCTTGCTCAACAGACAAATATACTCTTATTAGATGAGCCAACCACATACCTTGATATTGCCCATCAATTTGAGGTGATGGATTTACTGCAGGAGATTAACCAACGGTATGGCATTGCCATCATCATGGTGAATCATGAATTGCAACAGGCTGCTACGTATTCCG
This region of Oceanobacillus sp. FSL K6-2867 genomic DNA includes:
- a CDS encoding DHH family phosphoesterase, with the translated sequence MPNLQNKPVLSRHVWVIYVLSLLLLGVIWYFQWMLGLILTVVLAASFYYSVRTERAIVNETEKYISTMSHRIKKVGEEALLEMPLGIILYNEDYQIEWANPYMNQFSDEEEESLVGDSLNKLSEDIIPMIKENKESLWLELGGYKFHTIIKKEERLLYLLDRTDQRQLQKLYHNDQTVLAIIFLDNYEEITQNMDDTAKSQLNSEVTTVLNNWSNRYGLYLKRTSQERFLAVGTKEILQQLEKIKFDILDEVREMNGVENNPVTLSIGVGVGNISLPELGELAQSSLDLALGRGGDQVAIKEDQGKVRFYGGKTNPMEKRTRVRARVISHALKELVKASDNVIIMGHKSPDMDSLGAAIGVLNIAKTNNVEGHIVFDPDDVDTGVYRLVDAIKADEELWKYFIDPDRAEEIITNRSLLVIVDTNKPSMVADESLLHKTEYRVVIDHHRRGEDFIDNPTLVYMEPYASSTAELVTELLEYQPKGTKLRMLEATALLAGIIVDTKSFTLRTGSRTFDAASYLRSVGADTVLVQQFLKEDLDLYIKRSKIIERAKIYRDHIAIAKAESGTSYSPVMIAQAADTLLTMTGISASFVISERADGKIGISARSLGEVNVQVIMEKMNGGGHLTNAATQIEDTTIDDSEAFLIDILNEYYEGRESE
- the rplI gene encoding 50S ribosomal protein L9, whose translation is MKVIFLKDVKGKAKKGEVKNVPDGYARNYLLKNNLAEEATSGNMKALEAKKRKNAQLEQQEKEEAMNLKDTLAELTIEIKAKSGDNGRLFGSITSKQIAEALQKQYGHKLDKRKIELDQPIRSLGYTTVPVKLHPEVSGSVKVHVSEQ
- a CDS encoding YybS family protein — protein: MNQSRKLTDGALLLVIYVMLLLITIFVPILTMIGMFLLPIPFILYTARHGGKPSWLMFIASLLLTALIATLAFLPMTFLAGLGGIAIGTGIRKEVSAYETWARGTLGFIIGLLFVFVFSQVFFSVNLVDELKVIITDSMEISKSIMEQFGTGGQTEQIEEMLLLQIDMLIELLPVGLALTAIVLAFLSQWISYKFINRLENKQLRFPPFRNLRFPTSILWIYFFALFISFFNLNPAGIYYTAVHNLLALTGLLMAVQGFSLIFLYTHHKKITKAVPIFIVVLTLLFPAFLLYFVRILGIIDIGFRLRDRLTSKK
- the rpsR gene encoding 30S ribosomal protein S18, with product MAARRGRAKRRKVCYFTANGITHIDYKDVDLLRRFISERGKILPRRVTGTSAKYQRKLTIAIKRARIMALLPYVAE
- a CDS encoding ABC transporter substrate-binding protein; protein product: MKNIYILVCLFVVAILAGCTDSSANGETNNNGGNNYSITDFAGQEVTFEQVPGRIAALSSGEMDIIYALGGELVGRPSTDVGVPESAVDVEQVGNTHGIDLEKIASVQPDVVLGNVQMNSKDTASIHSLHAQMVLTEANSIEDIQEQIRLFGEMLQKQDKAEVINAEINEKIEALHKEDTDPVRVLLVYGAPGTFMTALPNSLSGNILEAVGGENIASDFESLEAYPQYAQLNTERIIEANPQYILLMSHGDPEAVESGFIEEMEKNPAWNNLDAVKAGNIEVLPADLFGTNPGTRVMEAMELLEELLATVSNES
- the ychF gene encoding redox-regulated ATPase YchF, which gives rise to MSLTAGIVGLPNVGKSTLFNAITQAGAEAANYPFATIDPNVGIVEVPDERLNKLTELVKPKKTVPTAFEFTDIAGIVKGASKGEGLGNQFLSHIRQVDAICQVVRCFVDDNITHVSGKVDPIDDIEIINLELILADLETVNKRFQRVEKLARQKDKEAVIEHEILVTLKEGLEAERPVRALEFTDEQWKIVKGLHLLTSKPILYVANVSEDEVGDADSNENVQKVRDYAAKENAEVIVICAKIEEEISELDPEEKDMFLEDLGIEESGLDKLIKASYSLLGLATYFTAGEQEVRAWTFRKGIKAPQAAGIIHTDFERGFIRAETVSYSDLVEAGSMGHAREKGKVRLEGKEYIVQDGDVIHFRFNV
- the rpsF gene encoding 30S ribosomal protein S6, which gives rise to MRKYEIMYIIRPDMEEDAQTALIERFNKILTDNGAEIAKVDEKGKKRLAYEIQDYRDGYYVIINFSSGEEAVNEFDRLAKFSDDIIRHIAIRDEQ
- a CDS encoding DUF1189 family protein, translated to MIFLHVFFNSIKLPKKEAMFRLNRIGMDIAVIYMFFLLGLVSIPALIKQLTATSGLGADLNVIFKLIYFFMFYYLPLTVLVFIAISFVAYIGRGIAHFMERKLRYSILWKMVAFTTTIPFILYLIIAFIIPVSDAYLLLTFIFSVGLLFKMISIYPKRRK
- the cdaS gene encoding sporulation-specific diadenylate cyclase CdaS — its product is MGLIKPGLSFSLIHQLKSDLEDLSHRIDRLMHAIDNPNSSLLNEFEEIHHLFHDIQVSTASHYLNSYLAPFTNQFGVLSKAIQHLSDRNHGALIVIQRNDTLDSYIHSGVPVNADLSFPLLESIFYTGSPLHDGAVLVCGSTIVSAANVLPVSKQMVVEKKLGTRHRAALGLSELTDALILVVSEETGRATFAFAGELYPIRTNGAN
- the dnaB gene encoding replicative DNA helicase, whose amino-acid sequence is MNQTLQDRTPPHNIEAEQSVIGAVFLEPEAFSTASELLLPEDFYRASHQRIFQAMMDLSERGEPIDVVTVTTYLNDKKQLEEAGGVTYLTQVAESVPTAANIEYYSKIVEEKSILRRLIRTATDIVTSTFEHEDEVEGVLNDAEKNILEVSGRKNSGAFKNIKDVLIDVYDNIEQLHQQTGDVTGVPTGFHDLDKITSGFQPNDLIIIAARPSVGKTAFALNVAQNVAVKTDQNVAIFSLEMGADQLVQRMLCAEGNIDAQRLRNGQLQADDWGKLTMAMGSLSNAGIFIDDSPGVRVSEIRSKCRRLKQEHGLGMILIDYLQLIQGSGSSKENRQQEVSEISRALKALARELKVPLIALSQLSRGVESRQDKRPMMSDIRESGSIEQDADIVGFLYRDDYYDKETENQNIIEIIIAKQRNGPTGTVELAFVKEYNKFVDLDHRYQEGDIPPAMMQA
- the ssb gene encoding single-stranded DNA-binding protein, with translation MLNRVVLVGRLTRDPDLRYTPNGVAVANFTIAVNRPFSNQQGNREADFINCVVWRRPAENLANFMKKGSMIGVDGRVQTRTFEGQDGKTVYVTEIVADSVQFLESKGASSGGQDSQGYQQNRNQNQFQNQNQYQPNQNQFQPNNNQPQDDPFKNNGEPIDISDDDLPF